The following coding sequences are from one Candidatus Acidiferrales bacterium window:
- the rpsJ gene encoding 30S ribosomal protein S10, which yields MSTGEKIRIRLKAYDHRILDQSTREIVETARRTGAEVAGPIPLPTVVNRWTVLRSPHVDKKSREQFEMRTHKRLIDILSPTPDTVDALMKLDLPPGVDVEIKAFGREHAAK from the coding sequence ATGTCAACCGGAGAAAAAATTCGCATTCGTTTGAAGGCTTACGATCACCGCATTCTCGATCAATCGACGCGCGAGATTGTCGAAACGGCGCGGCGCACAGGCGCGGAAGTTGCCGGACCGATTCCGCTGCCAACGGTTGTGAATCGCTGGACGGTGTTGCGTTCGCCGCACGTGGATAAGAAATCGCGCGAACAGTTTGAGATGCGTACGCACAAGCGGCTCATCGATATTCTCAGTCCGACGCCGGACACGGTGGACGCGCTGATGAAGCTCGATTTGCCGCCGGGCGTGGACGTTGAAATCAAGGCTTTCGGGCGCGAACACGCCGCAAAGTGA